The Archaeoglobus neptunius genome has a window encoding:
- a CDS encoding HAD family hydrolase, whose product MQQMIRERRQSDTEDSSKFELIAFDMDGTLIELNIPFDEIREKLGIKKRFILESIMEETDLERRREMFRILEEYEIKSALDAVPAYYARKLIEGLDSRVIKGIITRNSRRSAEIVAERLGFSFDFIIGREDAHPKPSPAPLRLALDMFDVEPSNALMVGDFLFDLLSGRAAGVRTALIITERNREMVKSFIQYADYVFNSLEELAEFLGVRG is encoded by the coding sequence ATGCAGCAGATGATCCGGGAAAGGCGGCAGAGCGATACAGAAGACTCCTCGAAATTTGAGCTGATAGCCTTTGATATGGATGGCACCCTAATAGAGCTGAACATACCCTTTGACGAAATAAGGGAGAAGCTTGGCATTAAGAAAAGGTTTATCCTCGAGTCCATCATGGAGGAAACGGATTTAGAAAGAAGACGTGAGATGTTCAGAATTCTGGAGGAATACGAGATCAAGAGCGCCCTTGATGCCGTTCCAGCCTACTACGCCAGAAAACTTATAGAGGGGCTTGACAGCAGGGTGATCAAGGGCATCATTACGAGGAACAGCAGGAGGAGTGCGGAAATTGTTGCTGAGAGGCTCGGGTTCAGCTTTGACTTCATCATCGGAAGAGAAGACGCCCATCCCAAACCCTCTCCAGCACCCCTAAGGCTTGCACTGGACATGTTCGACGTTGAACCGTCAAATGCGTTGATGGTCGGCGATTTTCTCTTTGATCTGCTGTCGGGAAGGGCTGCCGGTGTGAGGACTGCTCTGATCATTACGGAGAGAAACAGGGAAATGGTAAAGTCTTTTATCCAGTACGCAGACTATGTTTTCAACTCTCTTGAGGAGCTTGCAGAATTTCTCGGGGTGAGGGGATGA
- the pyrF gene encoding orotidine-5'-phosphate decarboxylase, whose translation MKELVLALDVLDSARALEVAKSTSDYVDRIKVNYPLVLSAGLGIIAELAKVKPVIADFKIADIPYTASLIAEIAFEAGSSSVIAHGFCGEDMLKEVVDVAEGYGGKVYAVTELSSPGGEEFMSPVALKIVEKAKRAGCHGLIAPSTRLKRLMLIRKAAGDEMEILCPGLGAQGGSTEAVKYADAIIVGRGIYAADDPGKAAERYRRLLEI comes from the coding sequence ATGAAAGAGCTTGTACTTGCCCTTGATGTGCTTGACTCAGCCAGAGCCCTTGAGGTTGCAAAAAGCACATCAGATTACGTTGACAGGATAAAGGTTAACTATCCTCTTGTCCTCTCAGCAGGGCTCGGGATAATTGCGGAACTTGCAAAAGTCAAACCGGTAATTGCGGATTTTAAGATTGCGGACATACCCTACACAGCCTCTCTGATTGCAGAGATCGCCTTTGAAGCAGGCTCTTCTTCGGTAATAGCCCATGGCTTTTGCGGGGAGGATATGTTGAAAGAGGTTGTGGATGTTGCTGAGGGATACGGCGGAAAGGTTTATGCGGTCACCGAACTGAGCAGTCCTGGTGGGGAGGAGTTTATGTCACCTGTCGCCCTGAAAATCGTTGAAAAGGCGAAGAGGGCAGGATGTCATGGATTGATTGCACCGTCAACGAGGTTGAAGAGGTTAATGTTGATCAGGAAGGCTGCTGGAGATGAAATGGAAATCCTGTGTCCCGGACTCGGTGCGCAGGGGGGAAGCACTGAAGCTGTTAAATATGCCGATGCAATAATAGTTGGTAGGGGTATCTATGCAGCAGATGATCCGGGAAAGGCGGCAGAGCGATACAGAAGACTCCTCGAAATTTGA